A segment of the Nilaparvata lugens isolate BPH chromosome X, ASM1435652v1, whole genome shotgun sequence genome:
cctttattaaaacgtgataaactgctcatcttaatgagatcggcttgaagcaagtctttttcacttttcaactcatatttgcgagtgggatagttgacATGTGGTACACTATGAAGTTCTAACgctatcttagatctaataatattcatatttttaacacgaaatcaaaattagtggtgatggatgatcgTTGtaggacatactgagcaatcagttcagaGCGTTGTttgcactctataatgtccaaaaggtaAAGTGTCCACACCGTTCTCAGTAATAtatctcttatcatcataaggactcaaacagatttttgcacattcaatctgatacatggtgtgattataggacctcatcatattaaatttttcaatgtgttcactacgttcaatcaaggatttcttatataaattaaaattaagttttctacatttcactccagtctgtacaccctttgctacacatttatttacaggttcttcattctcgttacatactaaataCAAGTAAAGTTTTGATCGAAGCCCTACAAATTTATGGACAGGTCTTGAGGCTGTCTCATACTTGAACTTTCCTataactttatttctctccatggagaAGCATGGGTGGTAAGGAGGGTAATTACTAGTGTCgaaaaggttcaaattttctttaatcaactgatacacatcttccaCTTTTACGTTTAAAAGAAAACTATCGgtatcggtcatacagagttctacgcgatcccacggtataattttttgtaatttacaatagaaaaaatcatacatatggaatttactcaactccagtacggaaaacccggaatagacaggcttgttcatttttagttccaacttgcgagagaaaaccaCGATCAcattcggactaattattttccagcgtttgcataacggatttgaaatgtacttatctaaccgtttttcatctgtgataattttaacattgatatgcttGCAAACAGATTGAATAGTCTTACCAAAGAtaagattgcaacaggccttaaagaaggatatttcaaatttatttttcgcgttctgtctattccggatattgaagttgatgtagcttttcagccagggagattgggaaaagctaatgatgCGATGTACTTTCGATAATTGCAAACCGAGttgaaggtagagctttaaattgaggtaatggacaatgtacttttcacggtcaaaaagtgtgttcatgagctttttggttccagtttgaccgttctcatttgtttgatagtttgacagcaatttGTGCAGgggtgtttggtggagaggcgcgagtgggaagctggcatgcttatcatgtaactctttcggatacttgagatcacattctattatatatccagtttctgaattgctgtcctaattcgcgaaatcaagcttggaaatttcttcctctgagaggagtttgaaatttccaacaggtaagtttcggctcatagcttccgagtataaactgtttgcatcgatataaagaaGATAATTACTTGGTTTTGAAGGGTCGTATGTctcgggtagatgtttgttattcgcctcacaataacgtttaccgataaatgacaccCCGCCCCTCATCACTGCCTAaaacatgagatgcatgtcaggatgagtaatcaactctagttcaactttagtgtgtttcaacatacaattccaggtgaagtgcgcaAGGGAAGCAAAATGAGTGACATCAATGccatatgagctaaaaagcgtagacctcatagaTTCAAAAACTCCCGCTAATAGCATcacatccaaacataaatagaaatcgtTATTTTCACCAAGcgatttcagcttgaatgtcgagaacactctttgtgcatgctcatattcttcgggagacagaggtgtatcagttaaatcattatgaaaacattcgatgggaggaagcgatgtttccgtgaatttttcgggacaactcatgtatgagtaaggatatattccttttttcaacaagagttgcCTGTGTTCGTGTGGTGGGTGatgaaacactgaaaataaatgttcaaacttcttttccatgtctgtaccttccaccaaattacgcaccaatacttccaaggattcgttcataaacttgtaggaatctaaaaatttaattttgcctactgaaagtatcaaaaatctctctgacgtatttgcgatgcaggaaatttcttttttgcatTTACAGAGTGCTTTCAGAATGAAATGTGAATCAAACCcggagaaattgtgaaaataacacgaaatgtactccAGAGTACGAGccgataaattacaagaaacgtgtgccgcacataggtaatttccgGTTTCATGCGTGTGGTGACAACATTTAATATCGGAGTCTAAGAACGGCTCAGCGCAAAGCCTGCAGtttaccaaattttgaaattcgcgctcttcacttttggataaatgttgcattggaatttcacatttcatgtcctcatacaaaatgtcgccgagatctgtaatttcctgaagaaatttctccatgattttttcatctaaactactcgatctatggagtacaggtctgTAAGCGATTTCCCCGTTCACatcgataacaacaaaacaatacccgcagggaatatgtcgtgctgttttctttgtatagctatgaCTGATTTCATCCGaatcggattcatcatcatcatcattattatcgatattaacaacgTAAGTTTCTAAATCCACGTGAAtggtatactttttcttcaacgtggCACCTAGTTTCttaaatttaattgtctctccgcgtttaggatatgaaacactctgtgattgaaacttggaacaaagctgttcatgtttcatcaaatttgctttaccatcaTAATTTTCAGATTTGTTCGATATAAATCTATGGAAACAgaaattgcaaatgtgtacttgacccttgtgttttgaaaggtgggagaaaAGACGCGATTATCCGTTTTTCCTGTTTGCGGTATTAATTAAACAGAAATGCGTTTTTCCTGCATTGGCTTtcagcattaaaagattaatttggtgctgacgagtgcggaaaatgcttgtgcggtaggggaaaaactttttgttgtcatacgcgatgacgtgaattgcaatatccggattcagtatttcaaatttcttaatatcgcgtgtcatCACCggaaaatttacacctcgcataTTAAGtttgtgagcaaacttgctcaaatactttacagtcaggtGTGAGtcctttggtttctgatggaaatacgtgAGGACTGACCATGAAAAGCATTATTCgtcagacagatttttgacatttataatgcaatgtttgtttttaagaaactgtggtgtttgaatgaaactggatgtgaatattggattaaatttaattacgTTCACATTCAGTGAGTCAATTCTCTTCAAAACCCAACCGCTGCCATGTCGAACAAAGTTGTCAAAAGATGACAGGATTCTTCTTATGGCCAACATGAAATGATTGTTAAAATCTTCATTATTCTCAAGCATGTTTAGCGCTATGTTCgagtaactatgaagatttattagagatcagACAGTCTCGCTAacatcatcatccatcaccactaatttatacaacaaaacattCAACACGATGAACCATTTCACATTCGCATCATGGTGCGCTGCGTGCTCCctaattatctcaaaaacgtGCCGTTTCGATCTCTTGAGCACGTTTTCGATACTGATTTCCTCGAGATTTTTGATGGTTATGCGATGGCAGACCGCTGCAGAATTGACGCCATGTACTCTTctttccctcggcatgatggtgatgttagattctgaaaaacGAAAGAATAACGATCATGATGACATAGAATTAGAGTGATAGAGTACAACTGTatgtttttaaatcagttgtgaattggcattggtagaagaaggctgtgtgaaaatgatatctcaagatcacataattatgcatgaaagattaagattattatcttttgataaaagatggacgAAATCTTCTCCacatttgtccgcggaaaacatggcgaaataGGGATTTATATTCGCATGTGCGCCAGACATTGTGcgctgtgtattttgttcaatttgtttgggaaaatgggaagaaagtgacataccagcaatagaacatgcaaggtataGTCCGAACTGtgcattgagaaggaaatataatataacaattgaagaggagaatttcgataataatattccatgCCAATATGgagaaagatatttaactttcaatcgtgtagaagattcatccgttcaaggagagtattttgaaaagcatcatctacattgtgactattgtaaatcattatctgataaagcagagtattttgcgagaaatggttatttcttacataaaaatcactatctgcaatgtgtctattgcaaatatattatcgaaaatccatttgaaaaagtaatacatttaccgttttgtttatatgaagagtgcaAGAAAGAAGCGCAGGGAGAGGATTATCCAGATATACCACATCATAAAGATGAgctaaaatcgcatgcatgcagtatactgtagaaggttttttgtcctctgaggacaaaaatcctccctccgaggacaaaaactgtcctccgatgacaaaaatcctcccctccgaggacaaaaattgtcctccgaggacaattttcctctcttcctcagaggataaaatcaaagtaaaaatgtacttacatatTGTGctggttgatgctgcgtgaatgaCAGGTATCTCCTCGACTGTAGAtgtacaggtgtagataccgAGTATGCTTCCTTTTGGACTGTGTGCTGACCTCTCAGCTATGTTGCCTCGAcaagagctcaactggttatgagttGAGAAGctgagttgtgaggtgagaaaatgctgtgaaaacaattaaatatttaataactgataatattagaaatcaataagcatCACAAGAGGCGggaatgctattcaaaatatagaatgtttaaatgttgagatGTGGAGGAGAATTCACCTTCTAGCAGGTGTGGATATCACTCAGCAGACACCGTCCCATGCTGAGTTCTAgaggagatttttttttttgtcttctAACACATGTCGCTCATGCGAGGATGCTATTCgaaaatatagaatgtttgagtGAATGTAACAGTTTTTTATGATAGGAGAGATTACTTACAAATCTGAATGATGTTGATAACGAtgtgggagcacgtgttgttCTGTGCCTAGGggagaaattttaattttttccgcCTTGTAGCACGCTTCGCTCTCACTCGCACGagtctggaacagagagagaaatgcATGGTATATAAACAGAAGTAATGAGAGTAAAATTGTCATTTACATCAGAGTCAGATTTGAGTATACTTCACACATCATACGAGATGAGttctccatcatcttctccATCGTTCATCTTACCAGATAGCCCACCAGCCCACCAACGCATCCTCAACTACTGGCAACGGAAAGCTGCCCTCGCTGCTGAGTCGTCCGCTCCTGCACCCGTGCCCTCACCCCTCAGCGTGGAACCACCATCGCCGGGCGGCGAGATCGTGCTGGGGGACAGTCCTCTTCAACGTCTAGCTCCAGCTGCTACCTGGGGACCGCGGCGAGCGGTGCTAGCTACCCTGTCAAACAAGATCAAGCAGAAGCAGGGGAAGAGGAAGTTGACGTTTGAGGAGGCTGAAGCTAGTGGGGAAGAGGACGAGGAGACAATCTActcacaaacaaaggttagtttcaacaaatattatcaacttgtatgtgtacagattttttccaTGATCGAttgttaaaaagaaaaaaaatctgcctttgattattattatttgatagcaaggaaatattagaaattgaactgattagaaattgaattattgtttaaagtatttgatcatgcatcaattattcgatagcaaggaaatattatttgaactgattagaacaaacatgcatcaattatttgttaccaatggatattatttgaaccaattagaaattgaattattgtttaaattatTCGAAGTAGGCATAGTAAGAGACTTTGAAGCCacttttttgctccaaaacccccCTCCCCACTCTCCCCCTCGTCAatcccgcctccccttccccccgcccagagggtggggggtgttctaaaaatagatttcccccctcactctctctctccctccccctctctctctctctctccttctccctctcccttgAACCTCTcttggttatgtcgagtgagtaaacgtgtgtcagttcggctccgtcttctaacagatatttcgtagggttatacagtacaattcacttcaaattatacatccagttattcagtttctcgagcttaattcaatagtaaaattatatttttgattaactcacactctttttatttatcttgaaaaaacatttctaattcttcagtctaccttctcgcctgtaaaagtgtaaatccacctaatggtacacgatggttcgactgaacagaggcacgccgaggaatgaggtcaatgctccgaagccagggccagctatttctggatcactgtctgaagagaccctccgaattattcgacagcaaatcgaagagtctgtccattgtgctgtatcaatggcaGTGAAGTCTATctttgaggaacttcaggcattgaaggaggagaacaaacagctgcacgatagaattcgtgagctagaggtgtcttgtcacctgaaggtcgacgaccttgAGCAATATGGGCGCTGACATtccatacgtatttttgggatcccggagagcgacaaagaagacacggacctgctggcgctcgatgtcttcaacaagaagctgaacgtgcccgtgactctggcggatgtcaaccgctcgcatcgcgttggaaggcgtcaaccacctcaacaagggcaagctaaacccaaggaccgacccatcatagtacgactctgcagctaccggaccaggaagatgatcttcgacgctaagaggaagctgaagggttccggcgtcaccattcgcgaggatctgactgcggagcgtctcaagatcctcaacgctgcggccgaccgtcatgggcataggaatgtctggtcatcggacgggaggatcaagttctctatcggcgagggaggatccaagagggtccacacagtcgagaggatgaccgaccttcaaaaaataaaggtaaattaaatcatttcaggattcgatgactaaggtgcccttcactacaataataggaaattcgtattaatacatttcacagtagatataccttggcatttttcatgagctggctttctgttctataaatgaatctttccactgctatttatgattatacatgaggcaattatttcaaactaaggagatccacatttgttaatactgattaataatttatcttgatattaattcccaaaactacgttcaatgcatcaactactatactccagagggtacttagagaatcattatctctattcttactaataattattacatctcttaccaaaattatttccataattaataattttcgaaatgctgaatttcaaatcaattggatgattaacatacgttatagatatggatgtaatctataggtaaagatagtaatctcttctatataatgatatattctactgttgccacagcttgaacaatagaagctaatgtgtgaagaattattgatagaacagaggggtgggtagtctgttcatatgcttatataggggctgtgtttcattcaacgttatcttagacattcatcactaaactattacagttttcaatttactacttttatcgttattgcaactcccaatagttaattatacttctaatactatataatatttttcatacttcaccattcaatactatttaaaactcatctaaaataatctagcactttctccatcgtctcctctactccttattttttctttcttgtttctcttcttgatcttatatttataatgattacttgaatattgttgtttgcaatgatgattattattcttttctattcttcttcttcttctttttcttcttcttcttttttcttcttcttttttttcttcttcttcttcttcttcttcttcctcctcctcttcttcttcttctcttcttcttcttcttcttcttctcttcttcttcttcttcttttcttcttccttttcttcttctttcttcttctcttcttcttcttcttcttcctcctcctcttcttcttcttcttcttcttcttcttcttcttcttcttcttctcttcttcttttcttcttctcttcttcttcttcttcttcttcttcttattcttcttcttcttcttctcttcttcttcttcttctctcttcttcttcttcttcttcttcttcttctcttctcttcttcttcttcttcttcttcttcttctcttcttcttcttctcttcttcttcttattcttcttcttcttcttcttttcttttcttcttttcttcttcttcttcttcttcttcttcttcttcttcttcttcttcttcttcttcttctcttcttcttcttctctttctttttctttcttcttttcttctctcctgattaattcaagatcacaatgcgatgttctatttcttattctatagttcagtttcataagttcttcgcgatttgtgcacattccttctttctcttcttttcttccctattattatcattattttccctgtgatttttccactagctatccagcatgttcaaatgtttatttttctttctatatctatttatctttctaccttctctctttctatctgattaccttctactaatatccatatattatattataatatccatatatttatcgatataatattcgattctttcccacattgaatcatactattcctcttcaattttatgcgaatattattcattatcagttatattatgtatctttcctctattgataaccttcttcaaagatttttcgttttttgctggcttcttcttctctttttcagtttttactggatcccatttcgctctatctccaccatgaacacgatcttccactactggatttcatctctctctatctccacttggactcgattttccaccactggattccatctctctctgtctccacttggactcgatcttccactactggattccttctcgctctacctccacttggacccgatttttccactactggatacctactcgctctatctccacttggaccagatctcccattaccagttcttcctcaatcttcatcttattcaccattaggattattcatcaccgaaactccacacatctacatcttattgtgtttagtgaatttctgaactagtgctttaaatagtgaagggagccgaactgtcaaggcatactgaatgcactcgaatcaagagactttttcatttaggttaagttttatcagtttcatccccatttcccccgtcatgtgtcgttctgaggtcggttcacgattggtctgctgcttccatgatgcctcttactgacacgtcagctcgctcgccctcaagtaggtatgattatttcaataatagtaataatgacgcaggtatgtttctagcaaataagctccactctttcaaaaaacttttcaaggctgctcaccttaacgtacaatccctcagttgccacattgatgaactcagagcaatcttccgttttcaggacttcaatataatcggaatttccgaatcatttttgaagcctagtattacatcaaattttgttgcattgcctggatataatcttttccggaatgatagattgaatgaagcttgtgggggtgtagcaatttatgtgaaagatggcatcaaaacaaaagtttcaatcacatctaaacaagagtattgttccagaccagagtttatgctacttgaattatccttatctagtaatgataaattactcgttggtatctgttatcgcccaccaaaaataggtcatttcacagatttcgaaaatgccttgctttctcttatgccttgttataaccgtatactagttatggggatatgaacaccgacttgaacatgacgaatcgtaactttgactactttcaactgactacaattttccaatgcttaaacatgactattttacccctcgatccaactcatcatactaatgaatcagacacactcattgaccttctcattgttagtgatcccaatgaggttgttcaagcaggccaaatctcagtcccagctatttctagacatgatttgatctactgtgtactttcccataagatacccaagccagaacagaaaattatcacttatagagacttcaaaaactttgatttcctgactgatgtggctcagactccatggcatcaaattgaagcattaccctcagttgatgacatggtcaagactttcgagaattggactttgactttgtatgacaaacatgcaccttatgtgacaaggaggattaatagaaaacgacgagtaccgtggatgactgaagacatacttaagatgatgggacgtagagacaaggcacatagaaaattta
Coding sequences within it:
- the LOC120354557 gene encoding uncharacterized protein LOC120354557, with translation MSSPSSSPSFILPDSPPAHQRILNYWQRKAALAAESSAPAPVPSPLSVEPPSPGGEIVLGDSPLQRLAPAATWGPRRAVLATLSNKIKQKQGKRKLTFEEAEASGEEDEETIYSQTKKRAGMEDNSSMVPLLEEVRRAGDELDVVQLINLET